From Kitasatospora sp. MAP12-44:
CAAGGCACTGTGGGATGGGACTGTCGGGACGTGACTACGTTCACGTCGGATTAACGCCGAAGGGGTTGAAGAAGTTACTAACCGGTAGCATCATGGATGTCTACTGGCGGGTAGGGGCGTCCGGGCATCGGAACGGCGCACCCGGAAGCGACGAACCGAAGCGACGAACCGGAGAAACGGCCATGGGTCACTACAAGTCCAACCTGCGGGACGTGGAGTTCAACCTCTTCGAGGTGTTCGGTCGCGACCAGGTGTACGGCACCGGTCCGTTCGCCGACATGGACGTCGACACCGCGAAGAACATCCTCAGCGAGATCTCGCGCCTGGCCGAGAACGACCTGGCGGCGTCCTTCGCCGAGACCGACCGCACCCCGCCGGTCTTCGACCCGGAGACCAACACCGCGCCGATCCCGGCCGCGTTCAAGAAGAGCTACCAGGCCTACATGGACGCCGAGTGGTGGCGCCTGGGCATCCCGGAGGCGATCGGCGGCCAGGTCACCCCGTCCTCGCTGATCTGGGCCTACGCCGAGCAGATCCTGGGCTCCAACCCGGCCATCTGGATGTACTCCTCCGGTCCGGCCTTCGCCGGCGTCGTCTACGACGAGGGCACCGAGGAGCAGGCCAAGGTCGCCAAGCTCATGGTCGACCGCCAGTGGGGCGCCACCATGGTGCTGACCGAGCCCGACGCGGGCTCCGACGTCGGCGCCGGCCGCACCAAGGCGATCAAGCAGGACGACGGCTCCTGGCACATCGAGGGTGTGAAGCGCTTCATCACCTCGGGCGAGCACGACATGTCCGAGAACATCATCCACCTGGTGCTGGCCCGCCCCGAGGGCGGCAAGCTGGGCACCAAGGGCCTGGGCCTCTACATCGTCCCGAAGTTCGACTTCGACTGGGAGACCGGCGAGCTCGGCGAGCGCAACGGTGCCTACGCCACCAACGTCGAGCACAAGATGGGTCTCAAGGCCTCGAACACCTGCGAGATGACCTTCGGCGCCAAGCACCCGGCCAAGGGCTGGCTGGTCGGCGAGACCGTCGACGGCATCCGCCAGATGTTCAAGATCATCGAGTTCGCCCGGATGATGGTCGGCACGAAGGCCATCGCCACCCTCTCCACCGGCTACCTGAACGCGCTGGAGTACGCCAAGGAGCGCGTGCAGGGCGCCGACATCTCCAACTTCATGGACAAGGCCGCCCCCCGCGTCACCATCACCAACCACCCGGACGTCCGCCGCTCGCTGATGACCCAGAAGGCGTACGCCGAGGGCATGCGCGCCCTGGTGCTCTACACCGCCTCGGTCCAGGACGACCTGCTGGCCGCCCGCCTGCGCGGCGAGGAGGACAAGGCCGCCGAGAGCCTGAACGACCTGCTGCTGCCGATCGTCAAGGGCTACGGCTCGGAGAAGTCCTACGAGCAGCTCGCCCAGTCCCTGCAGACCTTCGGCGGCTCCGGCTTCCTGCAGGAGTACCCGATCGAGCAGTACATCCGGGACGCCAAGATCGACACCCTCTACGAGGGCACCACCGCGATCCAGGGCCTGGACTTCTTCTTCCGCAAGATCGTCAAGGACGGCGGCCAGGCGCTGACCGCGGTCTCCGAGCTGATCCAGAAGTTCATCGGCGCCGGTGAGGGCGGCGACGCCCTGGCGGCCGAGCGCGAGCTGCTGGCCAAGGCCGCGGGCGACCTGGAGGCGATCGTCGGCAAGCTGCTCGCCGACCTCTCCTCGGTCGAGCAGGATGTCAAGAACATGTACAAGGTGGGCCTCAACACCACCCGCCTGCTGATGGTCTCCGGCGACGTGGTGATCGGCTGGCTGCTGCTCCGTCAGGCCGTCGTCGCCCAGGCCAAGCTGGAGGCCGGCGCCGCCGCCAAGGACGTCGCCTTCTACCAGGGCAAGATCGCCGCGGCCCGCTTCTTCGCCCGCAACATCCTGCCGACGATCACCCCGCAGCGGCTGATCGCCGAGGGCGTCGACAACGAGATCATGGACCTGGCCGAGGAGGCTTTCTAGCCTGCCGCCAGGCCCGTCGGACCGCCTGACCCACCCTCAAGCCCGGAGGGGGCCCTGCGCACTGCGCTCGGCCCCCTCCGGGCTTTTTCCGGGCAGTTCCACCCCGTCGCGACGGGCGGTCGCGCCGGGTGATCGCAGTGTGACGAGCCTCACGGACGCTTGACTGCTCTGTCGGTGTACGGGCATATGCTCAGGGGTGGGAAGCCCCTCCCCACCGGCTCTCCGCTATCCCTCGACTCAGGAGCAGCATGTCGACCGCCGACCGACCGGTCTACTTCGACCGGACCCATACCGATGACCTGATCGCCTATCTGGCGGCCGCCCCGTCCCCGTACCACGCGGTGGCCGGTGCGGCCGAGCGGCTGGAGAAGGTCGGGTTCCGCCAGGTCGCGGAGACCGACGCGTGGGAGGGCACGGCCGGTGGGCGGTACGTCATCCGGGGCGGTGCGCTGATCGCCTGGTACGTGCCGGAAGGGGCCCGGCCCGAGACGCCGTTCCGGGTGGTCGGTACGCACACCGACTCGCCCAACCTCCGGGTCAAGCCGCTGCCGGACACCGGCTCGGCCGGCTGGCGCCAGGTGGCCGTGGAGATCTACGGCGGTGTGCCGCTGAACACTTGGCTGGACCGGGACCTGGGGCTGTCCGGCCGGCTGGTGCTGCGCGACGGTTCGACCCGGCTGGTTCAGCTGGACGAGGCGCTGCTGCGCGTCCCGCAGTTGGCGATCCACCTCGACCGCCAGGTGAACGACGGGCTGAAGCTGGACAAGCAGCGCCACCTCACGCCGATCTGGGGGGTCGGCGAGGTGGACGAGGGATCGCTCATCTCCTACGTCGCCGAGCGCGCCGCAGTGGACGCTTCCGAGGTGGTCGGCTGGGATCTGATGACCCATGACGTCCAGCCGCCGTCCTACCTCGGCAAGGACCGCGAGCTGCTGGCCGCCCCGCGGCTGGACAACCTGCTCTCGGTGCACGCGGCCACCGCCGCACTCGCCGCGGCGGTGACGACGGCGGGCGACAAGCTGCCGTACATCCCGGTGCTCGCGGCCTTCGACCACGAGGAGACCGGCAGCGAGTCGGACACCGGCGCGCAGGGCCCGCTGCTGGGCAACGTGCTGGACCGCAGTGTCTACGCCCGCGGCGGCACCACCGAGGACCGCGCCCGCGCGCTGGCCGGGACGATCTGCCTCTCCTCGGACATGGGGCACGCCGTGCACCCCAACTACAGCGAGCGCCACGAGCCCGGCCACCAGCCGATGCCCAACGGCGGCCCGATGCTCAAGGTCAACGTCAACAACCGCTACGCGACGGACGGCGTCGGGCGGGCCGTCTTCGCGGCCGCGTGCGACCGGGCCGGCGTGCCGTGGCAGACCTTCGTCTCCAACAACGCGATGCCCTGCGGTACGACCATCGGTCCGATCACCGCCGCTCGCCTGGGCATCACCACGGTGGACTGCGGCATCGCGGCGCTCTCCATGCACTCCTCGCGCGAGCTGTGCGGTGCCGAGGACCCGTACCTGCTGGCCAGCGCGATCAAGGCGTTCCTGGAGGGCTGACCCTCCCTGAGCAGGACCGCGGGGGCCGGGCAGCCAAGCCCGGCCCCCGCTCGCAGCTCTGCTACTCCATGCCGGCCAGTACCAGCGGCAGCCGGGTGGCACCGCCGGCCACCAGCTTCACCGGCACACCCCAGTCCTGCTGGTGCACATGGCAGGCCGGGTACTCGATCTCGGGGTCGTCGTCGCAGGAGGCCGCGATCGCCGAGACGTGCAGCACCCCCTCCGTCACCTCGTCGGAGAGCACCAGCTCGCGCACCAGCGCGGAGTCCGCGCCGGCGCCGGAGACCAGCAGCTCCGGCGGGGTCGAGCTGACCAGCAGCCGGGTCGAGGGGCCGTAGCGCTCGTCCAGCTTCTGCCCGCTCGGCGCCGAGAAGACCACATCCAGGCGCAGTGTCCCGGGGGCCACCTCGGTGGCGGCGCGCTGGGTGCGGTGGGCCACCGACTCGACCCGTACCGCCTCCTCCGGAAGCCGCAGCCGGGTCAGCCGGTGCCGGGCCGACTCCACCACCAGGATGTCGCCGTCCACCAGCACCGCGCCCGAGGGTTCGCGCAGGTCGGTGGCGAGCGTGCTGACCTCGCCGCCGGCCGGGTCGAAGCGGCGCAGCGCGTGGTTGTAGGTGTCGGCGATCGCCACCGATCCGTCCGGCAGCACGGTGACCCCGAGCGGGTGCTGGAGCAGGGCCTGCCCGGCCGCTCCGTCGCGGTGCCCGAAGTCGAACAGCCCGCTGCCCACCGGCGAGCTGACCTCGCCTGTTTCACGTGAAACCGAGCGCAGCGCCGAGGTCTCCGAGTCCGCCACCCAGAGCGTCTCGCCGTCCGCCGAGACCGCGAGGCCGGACGGCTGCGCGAACCACGCCTCGGCCGCCGGCCCGTCCACCAGCCCCTCGTTGGTGGTGCCGGCCGAGACCCCGACGGTGCCGGTCACCGCGTCGTACGCCCAGAGCTGGTGCACGCCGGCCATCGCGATCCACACCTTGCCGTCGAACCACGCGACGTCCCACGGCGAGGAGAGCTCCACCTCGCGGGCCTGGCCCTCGGTGGCCGACCCCTGCCACCACTGCCGGCCCGTCCCGGCCAGCGTGGTGACCGAGCCGTCCGAGAGCCGCACGCCGCGCAGCGCGTGGTTCACGGTGTCGGCCACCACCACGTCGTAGCCGAGGTCGAGGCCGTCCGGGACGAGCGCCAGCCCCTGCGGCTCGCTGAACCGCGCGAGCTCGGCCGGCCCGTCCAGCAGGCCGCGCGTACCGTCGCCGATCCGCCGCAGCACGCGCTCGCCGTCCTCGGCCAGCTCGACGAGCGAGTGGTGCCCGGAGTCCGCGACCAGGAAGGTCCCGCCCGGCAGCCGGACCACCTTGCCCGGGAACTTCAGCTCCCCGGCCTGCGGCTCGGGCGCGACGTACGGACCGTCCCCGCGCCGCAGCGTGCCCTTGGCGTCGTGCTCGGCCTCCAGCTCCTCGACCAGCCGCGCGATCGCGTGCGCATGCCCCTCACCCGCGTGCTGCGCGACCACATACCCCTCGGGGTCGATCACCACCAGCGTCGGCCACGCCCGCACCGCGTACTGCTTCCAGGTGACCAGCTCCGGATCGTCCAGCACCGGATGCGCCACCTCGTACCGTGCCACCGCGTCCACCACGGCCTGATGGTCCGCCTCATGCACGAACTTCGGCGAGTGCACCCCGACGATCACCACGGTGTCGCGGTGCTTCTCCTCCAACTCCCGCAGCTCGTCCAGGACATGAAGGCAGTTGATACAGCAGAAGGTCCAGAAGTCGGCGATGACGATCTTCCCTCGGAAGTCCGCCAGCGACAGATCCTTCCCACCGGTGTTGAGCCAACCACCGGATCCGACCAGTTCAGGAGCGCGAACGCGTGCACGAGAAGCCATGTCCGCATTCAACCCCACTGGCCTGTGGAAGCATTCCGGAGCGACCCTCGCGACTGGACGGTTGCCTTGCGCTATAGGGCGAGGTGCAGGCGAAGTGCGGTGTCCAGCCGGGTGAGCTGATCTCCGGAAACGGTTCCGATCCGGTGCAGCAGGCGCTCGACTGCCACCGCGCGGACCTGCTCTGCCTGGGCCTTGGAGTCGCGCTCCAGACCGCAGGACGCGGCGTCGAGCAGTACTTGGAAAGGGAAGATCCGGTCCGTGTTCGAGGTGATCGGCACGACCGTGAGCACGCCGCGGCCATGCCGGGCGGCTGATTGGTTGGCGGAGTCGTTCGAGACGATGACGGCGGGCCGTGCCTTGTTCGCTTCACTGCCGCGCACCGGGTCGAAGTCGATCAGATAGATGTCACCGCGTCGCATCGGAGAGGCCGTCTCCTGCCGCGCGATCCCAAGTGGCCGCGTCTTCGTGTCGCTCCCAGTCCTGCCATGCCTGCGCGTAGTCGTCTTCCAATTGGGAGGCGCGGAGAAGTTCGATCGCGGCATGTATCACGGCGGATCGCGAGTCGGCGGAGGTCTCGGCCGCGTACTGGTCGAGGAAGGCGACATCACCTTCAGGGAGGCTGACGCTGATCTTCATACCTGCAAGCATAGTCGAGTGCTACCGACGGTGCTACCCATGGTGGGATTAGCGGTGGCACCCTCGTTGAGCCGTCCGTCCGGACCCCTGCGGTGGGGGTGGGCCTGGGGTGGCCTAGGGTTCGGGCCGTGGAGAGTGTTGGGGGAAGTGTGCACGGTGGTCAGGGCGGCGGCAGCGGGGGTTGGGGAGGCGGCCCGGACTGGGCGGCGATGGCCGAGGCCAACGAACGCGAGGTCCGCAGGAGGCGGCTGCTGCGCGTCGGCATCGGTGTGCTGAGCGCTCTCGCGCTGGCCGGCGTCGTGGTCGTCGCCGTGGTGGCGCAGGGCTCCGGGGGGAAGAAGCCGGCGGCACACGGGCTGCCGGTGTCGAACTCCGCAGCGCCGTCCGCAGCGCCGTCCGCGGCGGCCTCCGCGGGTGGCCAGGGTCTGCAGCTCGGCGCGTCCGCCCAGGTCGGCTCCGTCGACGGTCACAGCGGCCCGGCCCTGACCCTGCACGGCCACACCGACGGCTACGCCGAGGCCGAGTCGGGCGCCATTGACACCTCGACGAGCTTCACCGTCTCCGCCGTGGTCAGCAACAGCGCGCCGGTGGATCCCAAGGCGGCCGTCTCCCAGGGCGGCGACGGGTTCTTCTCGCTCTACCTGGGCCGGGAGGACTCGTCGAGCGCTACCCGCAATCGGTGGGTGTTCAAGGTGCAGACCGCCGCGGAGGCCGGCCAGGACGTCATGGCCCTGTCCACCACCCAGGCCGTCGCCGACCGGTGGACGACGCTGACCGGTGTGTACGACGCCAAGGCCGGGACCATCTCGCTGTATGTCGACGGTGCGCCGGCTCAGACGGTCCCGGTGCCGGTGCCGGGCATCCTGGCGAGCAGCGGTCCGATCGAGATCGGCCGGGCGCGGTACAAGTCCCACTGGGTCGACTTCTGGAACGGGTCGATCGCCGATGTCCAGGTGTGGAACCAGCCGCTGAGTCCGGCTCAGGTCGCCCAGGCGGCCACGGCCGATTCGGCGGACGTCCCGGCCCGCGCGACGTGGCTCAGGTCCTGACGCGGCCCGGGGAGTCGGCACCGACACCCTGAGCCGCCCGGCGCTCGGTGCTCGGTGTGCGTCGGTTGCTTGACGCAGAATCTCCCCGACGGGGACCGCACGGCGACGGGAGCGAGTACGTGATCAAGTACAAGGTCAGGGAGCGGATCTTCGGGATCGGCGACGACCACTGGATCGAGGACGAGCACGGCCACAAGGCGTTCCTGGTGGACGGCAAGGTGCTGCGGATCCGGGAGACCTTCGAGCTCAAGGACGACACCGGGCGGGTGGTGGCGGTGATCAAGAAGAAGGCGATCGCCGTCCGCGACACGATGATGATCGAGGACGAGCACGGCGCCGTGGTGGCCACCGTCCGCAAGAAGCTCTTCTCGCCGATCCGGCACAGCTACTACGCCGAGCTGCGGGACGGCGGTGAGCTGGAGGCGCACGGTGATCTGATCGGCAAGGAGTACCGGATCGAGTCCGGCGGCCACAAGATCGCCGAGGTCTCGCGGTCCTGGTTCCGGGTCCGCGACCACTACGGCATCCGGATCGCCGACGGCGCGGACACCGCCCTGCTGCTGTCGGTGGCGGTCTGTATCGAGCAGCTGGTGGCCGAGGACGACTGAGACGGGCGCGACTCTGTGACGCCCGGGTGCGGGTCCGGGCGTCACACGAATCCGAGGGCGACTTCACCACCGGCCGTCGGCACTACGTGCTACGCGACGATGGCGTCCAGAAGCTGAGACCGGCTGACAGAGCGGTTGGCTCCCTGCGGGATCGCCGCGATGACGTCCAGCACGCGGAGCATCCCGGACCCGAGGTCAGGGTGCCAGCCGCTGCCGCGGCACGGCTGGCAATGGCCGGGAGCACAGGCGTCTTCGCAGGATCCGCCGGCGCAGGTCTGGCAGCGTGCCCAGGCGCCAAGGGCATCGTGGGTGAGCGCCAGCGCCAAGGTGTGAGGCCCGGTGCCCCGATACCCCCAGGTGAACTGGGAGCTCCCGGCGGTGATACCGGCGAGAAGCCGGGTACTGCCGTCGGGCTCTTCGACGATGACGGCCTCTGGGGCGCCGTTCGTCAGGAAGTACGTCCGGTCCTGCCGAGTCATCAGCGCCGGGTAGCGGTGACCGTGGGCTGAATCGGACCAGCGGCTGCGCACCAGCGAGGCGACATCGTCGGAGGGACCACTGAACGGGTCGAAAGCCAGACGCTCCGGCGGCGGCCAGGAGCCCCAGAGAAGTCCGGTGGTCCGCCACACGTCTTCGGTGTCGAGGCTGCCCAGATCCAGGGCTGTGACGAGATCCCGGCGCTGCCGGCGCAGGTGCAGCAGATGTGACCTCAGATCAGGCGCGGAGTCGGGAGCGGCAACCAGCTGGAACGGGTACGGCTCGGCGCTCCCAGCTGGGATCGCGCTCAGTACGTGCATGGGCGTGCGGCACCACGGGGCTGCGGCCCAGTCAGCCAAGCGCTCGTAGAAGCCGGCGACCGAGGTGGGGGCTGCGGGACTGGATGGGCTATCCGCTGCTGGAGGCATTGTCCGCAGGAATCGGTACCCGAGAGCGAGGGAGGAGATGTCTGCTGCGGCCAGGAGTTCTTCGGGGACACTCTCGGATTCGGCCAGTTCGAGCGCCTGGCGCCAGCGAACGGCTGCGGTGAAGAACCGCACGTCGTCGGTTACCTCGGAGGCGATGGTGGCCTCCGGATCGGCGGCAGTATGGATCAGCGCGCAGACCAGCCCGCCTTCTCCGGTCGGGCGCCGCATGAACGCCCAGTTCTGGAGCATCGTGCTGTGCGGCGCCAGGTGCGGGTACTCGGACGCGAAGGGCTTGGTCCGGCGGACCTTCTCGGCGGTGCGGGCGATGGCCAGGGATGGCTGCCCGTGGCCGCCGATCACCCCATGAGGTTCGCGCAGCGCCCACTCGACGACGGCCCGCCGTTCCGTTGCCCGGAATGCTGCATCCCCTGAACCAGGATGGAGTTCGTCTTCCAGCAGAGCGGTCAGGAGTTCGAGGTTCGCGGGTTGGAGGGCTTCCAGGAGGTCCACTCGGCGGGCGCTGTCGGCGATTGTGCGGTGGCTTCCGTGATCCTTCCCATCCAGGAGGGAGGACCGCGATTCACGGAGGGCGTTGCAGGCCGCTTCGCGGGCGATGGTGTCGTCCTGCCGGATCGCGTGCGTGGCTGCCGAGACGAGCGCCTGGAGAGAAGCCAGGGCGATGTCGTCGTAACCGTTGCGGTAGGCGGAGGCGGCGATTTGGTGAAGCGACTTGTGAAGGGCCTCCAGCTCCAGTGCGTAGGGGCTCGCCGCCGCGCGGCGGGGTCCGAAGCGGCCTGGGATGAAGGACTCGCCGACCGGTCGGAGTTGGCGGCACAACAGGTCTTCCAGCGTGTCCACCACGAACGTGGGCTCGGGTGGGCGAACTCCTTCGTCCATGAGATCCGTGACCATGCCGGCGAGGTGCAGGCAACCGTCACCGAAGTCCTTCGCAGCGGCGAGGGCGCGAAAGGAGTCATCACGGGCTCCGAGCGTCGGGCCCAGGAGGCCGCGGATCAGATCGCAGCCGGAGTGGAAGACGGTGTACGGACTGACCTTGCCCCGCTCCGGATGGAACCGCGTGATGGCGAATGCGGTCGGATCGTCGGCTTTCGGGGCCGTGGTGGGCGAGGGCCGCCACTCGGCGAGGCTGAGGGGCGGGCCACTGCGGGATGTTGCTCGGACGATGTCGACGGTCAAGGTACGGGCTGCCTCGATCAACCGCAGCCGGGTGCGGTTCGTCTCGGGAAGGCCGTCCCCGATGGATCTGAGGTTGCCGATGACGGATGCCAGAGTGTCCCTTCCACCCTGGTGGGGCACCGATCGGGCGACGGAGACCAGTACGGTGATGAGATCATCGTCCGCCGGGGCCTCGGACTGCTGTGCCCGGGCGACGAGTTGGTCAGCATGGCGCCGTACATGCGACTGAAGCGTGAGGTCGTCCAGCCGCGCCGCTGCGACCAGCACGTCCCTGGCCGCACGGTAGGCCTGCGCGCAGTCGTCGGGATTTCCGTCAGCCTGACCCAGGATGAGGTGAACGCGCTGCATGGCGGCCTGGCATGCAGCGGCCGCCGCCCTACTGTTGCGATCGACGGACGGCTGCGAAGCGTGGAGGCGACGCAAGGCACTGGCCACGGGCGCGTTGAGTAGCCACCTGGTCTCCAGGCGACTCGCGCACAGTGCAACGGCGGGGACCACGGAGAAGACCACGGGAGCGAGCGCTGCGAGTGTGACGAGAGTGAGCGCACGTGAGGGTGCTGCCGCGGCCAGGAACGGGAAGACGACGCTGCCGGCGAAGAGGAACCCGTAAGCGGCTGCGCCGACGTCCAAGGTGGCCATGGCCAGGCGCGCCGTGAAGCGGTTGTGCAGCTGAAGCCAGAGAAAGGCGAACGTCACCACAAGCACCAGCAGGGTCGCCAGCGCCCCGCCCGCGCTGGTGCAGAGGGATGCCCAGGAGGACGGGTCGTCGGCCAGGCCCGGCCAGTTCAGCACCAGCAAGACCGCCCCGCACGACAGGGCCGCCCACGTCACCACGATCAACCGGTTGCGCCCCATCACGGCCCCTGTCTGTCGAGCACACCGTAGCCGGTATGTCCGACAACGAACCGAGGGATGAGGGGCGATTGGTCGGCCCCGGGTGCGGCTCTATCCGGCGGCGAGTCGTGCGGTCAGATGCTGGTGGGCGGCGGGCCACTCGTCGGCGAGCATCGAGAAGTAGACGCTGTCCCGCCAGCTGCCGTCCGGGCGGCGGCGGTCGCGGCGGTGGGTGCCTTCGTACTGGGCGCCGAGGCGGCGGATGGCGGCCTGCGAGCGCTCGTTGCGGTGGTCGGTCTTCCACATCACCCGGCCCATGCCGAGCTCCTCGAAGGCATGGGTGAGCAGCAGCAGCTTGGCCTCGGTGTTGACGGCGGTGCGCCAGACCTCGGGGCTGTACCAGGTGTAGCCGATCTCCAGCCACTCGTTGGCGGTGTTGATCGCCAGGTAGCTGGTCCAGCCGACGGCGCGGCCGGTGTCGAGCCGGACGACGGCGAAGGGCAGGCTCTCGGCGCCCTCGACCTCGGCCAGCAGGTCGTCCAGCAGCTCCCCGAGCTGCTGCTCGGTCCGCGGCGGTACGACGGGGACCCAGCGCCAGACCTCCTCCTGGTTGCCGCCCGCCTCGAAGAGGTCGGCCAGGTGGGCACGGGAGAGCGGCTCGAGGCGGACGTGCCGGCCGGTCAGGGTGACGGGGACAGGTTGCTTAGCGGTCATGCCCCGAACGTATCCGAGGATTGAACTAGGAGCAATATATTTCTGCCTTAGTGCAAAGCGAGAAGGGGTGGACGGCAAAGAGGGCCCCGCCGATGGCGGGGCCCTCTTGCGTGCTGGTCAGGCTCAGATGGTCAGGCTCAGACGAAGGAGTTGATCTGGATCGTCTCGTAGCGGCCCGGGCCGACGCCGATCGCGGAGATCGGGGCGCCCGACATCTCCTCCAGCGCCTTCACGTACGCCTGGGCGTTCTTCGGCAGGTCGCTGAAGCTCTGCGCCTTGCTGAGGTCCTCGGTCCAGCCGGGGAACATCTCGTAGATCGGCTTCGCGTGGTGGAAGTCCGACTGGTTGTACGGGAGCTCCTCGACGCGCTTGCCGTCGATCTCGTACGCGACGCAGACCGGGATCTGCTCCCAGCCGGTCAGCACGTC
This genomic window contains:
- a CDS encoding acyl-CoA dehydrogenase, with translation MGHYKSNLRDVEFNLFEVFGRDQVYGTGPFADMDVDTAKNILSEISRLAENDLAASFAETDRTPPVFDPETNTAPIPAAFKKSYQAYMDAEWWRLGIPEAIGGQVTPSSLIWAYAEQILGSNPAIWMYSSGPAFAGVVYDEGTEEQAKVAKLMVDRQWGATMVLTEPDAGSDVGAGRTKAIKQDDGSWHIEGVKRFITSGEHDMSENIIHLVLARPEGGKLGTKGLGLYIVPKFDFDWETGELGERNGAYATNVEHKMGLKASNTCEMTFGAKHPAKGWLVGETVDGIRQMFKIIEFARMMVGTKAIATLSTGYLNALEYAKERVQGADISNFMDKAAPRVTITNHPDVRRSLMTQKAYAEGMRALVLYTASVQDDLLAARLRGEEDKAAESLNDLLLPIVKGYGSEKSYEQLAQSLQTFGGSGFLQEYPIEQYIRDAKIDTLYEGTTAIQGLDFFFRKIVKDGGQALTAVSELIQKFIGAGEGGDALAAERELLAKAAGDLEAIVGKLLADLSSVEQDVKNMYKVGLNTTRLLMVSGDVVIGWLLLRQAVVAQAKLEAGAAAKDVAFYQGKIAAARFFARNILPTITPQRLIAEGVDNEIMDLAEEAF
- a CDS encoding M18 family aminopeptidase, yielding MSTADRPVYFDRTHTDDLIAYLAAAPSPYHAVAGAAERLEKVGFRQVAETDAWEGTAGGRYVIRGGALIAWYVPEGARPETPFRVVGTHTDSPNLRVKPLPDTGSAGWRQVAVEIYGGVPLNTWLDRDLGLSGRLVLRDGSTRLVQLDEALLRVPQLAIHLDRQVNDGLKLDKQRHLTPIWGVGEVDEGSLISYVAERAAVDASEVVGWDLMTHDVQPPSYLGKDRELLAAPRLDNLLSVHAATAALAAAVTTAGDKLPYIPVLAAFDHEETGSESDTGAQGPLLGNVLDRSVYARGGTTEDRARALAGTICLSSDMGHAVHPNYSERHEPGHQPMPNGGPMLKVNVNNRYATDGVGRAVFAAACDRAGVPWQTFVSNNAMPCGTTIGPITAARLGITTVDCGIAALSMHSSRELCGAEDPYLLASAIKAFLEG
- a CDS encoding NHL domain-containing thioredoxin family protein, which encodes MASRARVRAPELVGSGGWLNTGGKDLSLADFRGKIVIADFWTFCCINCLHVLDELRELEEKHRDTVVIVGVHSPKFVHEADHQAVVDAVARYEVAHPVLDDPELVTWKQYAVRAWPTLVVIDPEGYVVAQHAGEGHAHAIARLVEELEAEHDAKGTLRRGDGPYVAPEPQAGELKFPGKVVRLPGGTFLVADSGHHSLVELAEDGERVLRRIGDGTRGLLDGPAELARFSEPQGLALVPDGLDLGYDVVVADTVNHALRGVRLSDGSVTTLAGTGRQWWQGSATEGQAREVELSSPWDVAWFDGKVWIAMAGVHQLWAYDAVTGTVGVSAGTTNEGLVDGPAAEAWFAQPSGLAVSADGETLWVADSETSALRSVSRETGEVSSPVGSGLFDFGHRDGAAGQALLQHPLGVTVLPDGSVAIADTYNHALRRFDPAGGEVSTLATDLREPSGAVLVDGDILVVESARHRLTRLRLPEEAVRVESVAHRTQRAATEVAPGTLRLDVVFSAPSGQKLDERYGPSTRLLVSSTPPELLVSGAGADSALVRELVLSDEVTEGVLHVSAIAASCDDDPEIEYPACHVHQQDWGVPVKLVAGGATRLPLVLAGME
- a CDS encoding type II toxin-antitoxin system PemK/MazF family toxin produces the protein MRRGDIYLIDFDPVRGSEANKARPAVIVSNDSANQSAARHGRGVLTVVPITSNTDRIFPFQVLLDAASCGLERDSKAQAEQVRAVAVERLLHRIGTVSGDQLTRLDTALRLHLAL
- a CDS encoding ribbon-helix-helix domain-containing protein translates to MKISVSLPEGDVAFLDQYAAETSADSRSAVIHAAIELLRASQLEDDYAQAWQDWERHEDAATWDRAAGDGLSDATR
- a CDS encoding LamG domain-containing protein, which translates into the protein MESVGGSVHGGQGGGSGGWGGGPDWAAMAEANEREVRRRRLLRVGIGVLSALALAGVVVVAVVAQGSGGKKPAAHGLPVSNSAAPSAAPSAAASAGGQGLQLGASAQVGSVDGHSGPALTLHGHTDGYAEAESGAIDTSTSFTVSAVVSNSAPVDPKAAVSQGGDGFFSLYLGREDSSSATRNRWVFKVQTAAEAGQDVMALSTTQAVADRWTTLTGVYDAKAGTISLYVDGAPAQTVPVPVPGILASSGPIEIGRARYKSHWVDFWNGSIADVQVWNQPLSPAQVAQAATADSADVPARATWLRS
- a CDS encoding LURP-one-related family protein → MKYKVRERIFGIGDDHWIEDEHGHKAFLVDGKVLRIRETFELKDDTGRVVAVIKKKAIAVRDTMMIEDEHGAVVATVRKKLFSPIRHSYYAELRDGGELEAHGDLIGKEYRIESGGHKIAEVSRSWFRVRDHYGIRIADGADTALLLSVAVCIEQLVAEDD
- a CDS encoding GNAT family protein, coding for MTAKQPVPVTLTGRHVRLEPLSRAHLADLFEAGGNQEEVWRWVPVVPPRTEQQLGELLDDLLAEVEGAESLPFAVVRLDTGRAVGWTSYLAINTANEWLEIGYTWYSPEVWRTAVNTEAKLLLLTHAFEELGMGRVMWKTDHRNERSQAAIRRLGAQYEGTHRRDRRRPDGSWRDSVYFSMLADEWPAAHQHLTARLAAG